The region CCCATCAGAGTCAATCACTATTTCCTTTATATTCTTATCTAGGTTTTTCTCGATGGTTATGGATTTTTCTTTTAAACGCGGCTGCATCAATGATACTACATCCGATATAACTTTATTAATATCATATAAATTAAAAGAAAGCTTTTTCTCTTTGGAATAACTCAACATATTCATAACAAGAGTGGATATTTTTTCCTGACTTTTCTTCAAAAAAGACCAGCCTTGTTCTATCATTTCACGGTTTTCTTTTTGCAATCCCGATTCAAGAAGAGATCCTGCTCCTTCGAAACCTGCTAAAACATTTTTTATGTAATGCGATAATTCCGCCATTGTTTGTCCGATGGCCGCCATCCGCGCCGCTCTTAAACTCTCTTCATATAATCTGGCATTTTCGATACATAAAGCGGCTTGTTCAGCTAATATCTCCATAATGCGAACATCCTCGTTAGTGAAACCTTTCCTGCCCTTCTTATTCAGCACCTCGATAACTCCCACAAGGTTATTCTTTCTTAACATGGGAACAGCAAGCAGTGAATGCGTCTCGAACCCGGATGTCTTGTCGGCGCTGTTGTCCCACATATTTGTTTTAGTGACGTCCCCTATATTTATAGATTTTTTCTTTTTAGCAACAGTTCCAGCCACTCCTTCACTTGCTTTTAGTCTGATTTCTTTTACCTTTTCCCCTTTCTTACCCAATGCAACCTCAAAGTATAGTTCGTCTTTTTCTCTATCGTATAAAAGAAGCGAACTTGCTTCTGCATTTACAACATTCTTGCTTTCCTCCATAATCAGTTTAAGCAATTGTTTCAGGTCGGTTATTGAATCGATAAACTTGGAGATTCTATATAGAGTATCAAGTTCTTTTGCTAATGAAGATTTTCTTTCTCTAAACATTTTTTCTTCTCATACTACAAAATTTAAACCATTGTAAAAAACAGCAAATTCAACACAAAGGATATTTTAAGTTAGTTTTATGCAGGGTGTCAATTAAGTGAACCCC is a window of bacterium DNA encoding:
- a CDS encoding GAF domain-containing protein, whose amino-acid sequence is MFRERKSSLAKELDTLYRISKFIDSITDLKQLLKLIMEESKNVVNAEASSLLLYDREKDELYFEVALGKKGEKVKEIRLKASEGVAGTVAKKKKSINIGDVTKTNMWDNSADKTSGFETHSLLAVPMLRKNNLVGVIEVLNKKGRKGFTNEDVRIMEILAEQAALCIENARLYEESLRAARMAAIGQTMAELSHYIKNVLAGFEGAGSLLESGLQKENREMIEQGWSFLKKSQEKISTLVMNMLSYSKEKKLSFNLYDINKVISDVVSLMQPRLKEKSITIEKNLDKNIKEIVIDSDGIYNCVLNLISNAMDAMESENGKITVNTLNDEKNKQVKIEIKDSGNGIPKDKINDVFNLFYSSKTKGTGLGLAVTKKIIDEHKGKILVESKEGKGTTFTIILPTKG